The Thioalkalivibrio sulfidiphilus HL-EbGr7 genome includes the window CGGAGGCCTGGATGATCACCGGCGCATCCACCTCGTCGGCGGCCTGCATGACCGAGTGCACCTGCTCCATGTTGTTGGCGTTGAAGGCCGGCATGCCATAGCCGTGTTCGGCGGCATGATCCAGCAGCTGTCTCAGAGAAATCAGGGCCATACAGACCTCCTATTGCGTTTCGCTTGTGGTTTGGATTTCAGGACCAAACGGGTTGATGAGTATAGTAAATCGTCTCGCGGACAGACGCCTCACGCGCCACTCTCGATGAGCTCGCCTACCCGCACAATCTTCATGGCATTGGTGCCGCCCATGACCCCGGCCAGATCGCCCTTGGTGATGATCACCAGGTCGCCATCGGTCACGATACCCTCGCTGATGAGCAGATCCACCACCTGGCGGTTGGTCTCCGCGTGGCTGGTCTGCACCGCCTCGAAGGCCATCGGGTAAACGCCGCGGTAGAGGGTGAGTTTTCTACGCGTGTGCTCATGGCGCGTCAAGGCGTAGATGGGGATGCCGGAGCTGATGCGCGACATCCACAGGGCCGTTGACCCGGACTCGGTGAGCGCCGCGATGGCGCCCACATCCAGGTGGTTGGCGGTATACATGGTGGCCATGGCGATGGCCTCGTCCACCCGCTCGAAGCGGCTGTCCATGCGGTGGTGGGAGACCCGCGCGCTGCGCTGGCGCTCGGCGGCCTCGCAGATGCGCCCCATGGCGGCGACGGTCTTGACCGGGTAACGGCCGGTGGCGGTCTCGCCGGAGAGCATCACCGCGTCGGTACCGTCCAGCACCGCGTTGGCCACGTCGAATACCTCGGCGCGGGTGGGGATCTGGTTCAGGATCATGGACTCCATCATCTGGGTGGCGGTGATCACCACCCGGTTGAGGGTCCGGGCCCGCTGGATCAGGGTCTTCTGGACCCCGGGCAGTTCCGCGTCACCGATCTCCACGCCGAGATCGCCGCGGGCGATCATGATCACATCGGAGGCGAGGATGAGCTCGTCGATGGCATCCATGGCCTCGGCGCGCTCGATCTTCGAGCAAATGGCGCCGTGACCGCCGGCCTCGCGCAACAGCTCGCGGGCCAGGTGCACGTCGTCGGCGGTGCGGGGGAAGGACACCGCGAGGTAATCCACACCGAGCTCCGCGGCGAGACGGATGTCCTCGCGGTCCTTGGCGGTGATGGCGGGCGCGGACAGGCCGCCGCCCTGGCGGTTGATGCCCTTGTTGTTGGACAGCGTACCGCCCACCACCACCCGGGTGTGGATGGCAGGGCCGTCCACGCGATCCACGCTGAACACCAGGCGGCCGTCATCCAGCAGCAGGGTGTCACCGGCATGCACGTCGTTGGGCAGGTCCTTGTAGGTGAGGCCCACGCGCTCGCGGTTGCCCTCGTCATCGCCCAGGCTTGCGTCGAACACGAAGGCATCGCCCTCGTTCAGTTCCACCTCGCCTTGGGCGAAACGGGCGATGCGGATCTTGGGGCCCTGCAGGTCACCCAGGATGCCCACCACGCGGCCCATCTTGTCGGCGGCCTCGCGGATCATCTGCGCGCGGCGGCGGTGCTCGTCCGCCTTGCCGTGGGAGAAATTGATGCGCACCACGTCGACGCCGGCACTGACCAGCTTTTCCAGCACGGCAGGGCTGTCCGTGGCCGGGCCGAGGGTGGCAACGATCTTGGTTCTTCTCATCAGTAAGAAATCTCGGGTTGGCCGGGGCACCGGGGCGGCTGGCCCCGGCAACCCACGGCGCGGGGATCAGCCCTTGGCGCGCTCTTCGAGCATTGCCACGGCGGGCAGCTTCTTGCCTTCCAGGAATTCCAGGAAGGCGCCGCCGCCGGTGGAGATATAGGAGATGCGCGAGGCCAGACCATACTTGTCGATGGCGGCCAGGGTGTCACCGCCACCGGCGATGGAGAAGCCGTCGCTGTCGGCGATGGCCTCGCCCAGGGCCTTGGTGCCGGCGGCGAACTGGTCGAACTCGAACACGCCCACGGGGCCGTTCCAGACGATGGTACCGGCCTTCCTGAGCATGTCCGCGTAGGAGGCGGCGGTGTCGGGGCCCACGTCGAAGATCATGTCGTCGGCGGCGACCTCGGAGACCCGCTTGGTGCTGGCCGGGGTGGACTCCGAGAACTCCTTGCCGGTGACCACGTCGGTGGGCACGGGGATGTCACCGCCCTTGGCCTTGGCGGCGGCCATCAGGCGCTTGGCCTCGTCCACCAGGTCGGCCTCGTACAGGGACTTGCCCACGGGATGACCCTGGGCGGCGATGAAGGTGTTGGCGATGCCGCCACCCACGATCAGCTGGTCCACCACCTTGGACAGGGACTCCAGCACGGTGAGCTTGGTGGAGACCTTGGAACCGCCGACGATGGCCACCAGGGGACGCTTGGGGTTGTCCAGGGCCTTGCCCAGGGCCTCCAGCTCGGCGGCCAGCAGCGGGCCAGCGCAGGCCACGGGGGCATACTGGCCTGCCCCGTGGGTGGAGGCCTGGGCGCGGTGGGCGGTGCCGAAGGCATCCATCACGTAGACGTCGCACAGGGCGGCGTACTTGCGGGACAGGCCTTCCTCGTTCTTCTTTTCGCCCTTGTTGAAACGCACGTTCTCCAGCAGCACCACCTCGCCGTCGGCGACATCCACGCCGTCGAGGTAATCGCGCACCAGGCGCACTTCCTTGCCCAGCAGGCCGGACAGGTGCTCGGCCACGGGCTTGAGCGAATCCTCCTCGCTGAACACGCCCTCTTCAGGACGGCCCAGGTGGGACATGAGCATCACCTTGGCGCCCGCCTTCATGGCGTGCTCGATAGTGGGCAGGCTGGCGCGGATGCGGGCGTCGGAGGTGACCTTGCCGTCCTTGACGGGGACGTTGAGGTCTTCACGGATGAGCACGCGCTTACCGGCCAGATCCAGGTCGGTCATCTTGATGACGGACATGAGACAACTCCTATAAAGGCTGAATGAAAAGTCTGAAAGATGTTTGTTAAAACCGCGTGCACGGCGGAGCCGTGTCCCTCACCCCGACCCTCTCCCGCAAGCAGGCGAGGGGGAAAGGTGTCGCTTCGCGACATCCATGCCAATGGTCTTAACAAACAGCTCTCCGATCCATGAAGACCCCGGATGCCGCGCGCGGCATCCGGGGATCTGACTGCTTACTGGCCGATGTGCTTGACCACACGCAGCATGTTGCAGGTGTAGCCGTACTCGTTGTCGTACCAGGAGACCACCTTCACGAAGGTGGGATCCAGCTGGATGCCGGCCTCGGCATCGAAGATGGACGGCATGCTCACGCCGCGGAAGTCGGTGGAGACCACCTTCTCATCGGTGTAGCCCAGCACGCCCTTCAGGGGGCCTTCGGAGGCGGCCTTCATGGCCTTGCAGATATCCTCGTAGGAGGCTTCCTTGTTGAGCTCCACGGTCAGGTCCACCACGGACACGTCGGAGGTGGGCACGCGGAAGGCCATGCCGGTCAACTTGCCGTTCAGCTCGGGCAGCACCTTGCCCACGGCCTTGGCGGCGCCGGTGGAGGACGGGATGATGTTCTCCAGGATGCCGCGGCCACCGCGCCAGTCCTTGGCGGAAGGACCGTCCACGGTCTTCTGGGTGGCAGTGGCGGCGTGCACGGTGCTCATCAGGCCGCGCTTGATGCCGAAGCTGTCATTGAGCACCTTGGCCACGGGGGCCAGGCAGTTGGTGGTGCAGGAGGCGGCGGAGATGATGGCCTGACCCTTGTAGCTGTCGTGGTTCACGCCGTAGACGAACATGGGGGTGGCGTCCTTGGAGGGGGCGGACATCACCACCTTCTTGGCGCCGGCCTCGATGTGCTTGCTGGCCACGTCTTCGCTCAGGAAGAAGCCGGTGGATTCGATCACGATGTCGGCGCCGACCTCGTTCCACTTCAGGTTGGCGGGGTCGCGCTCGGCGGTCAGGCGGATCTTCTTGCCGTTCACCACCAGGTTGTTGCCCTCCACGGAGATCTCGCCGTTGAAGCGCCCATGCACGGAGTCGAACTTGAGCATGTAGGCCAGGTAATCCGGATCCAGCAGGTCGTTGATGGCAACCACCTCGATCTCGGGGAAGTCCTTGGCGATGGCGCGGAAGGCCATGCGGCCGATGCGGCCGAAACCGTTAATACCGACTTTGATCGTCATGTCTCACTCTCCTACTCGTCGTAGCGTGTAAAAAACCTGTTATCTGCGGCCCGCGCCCTGCACCGGGGCGCGGGTCTTGAACCGTTCCGGGATCAGGCGAGGACCTCTTCCACGGCCCTGGCGACGTTCTCGGCGGTGAAGCCGAACTCCTTCATCAGGGCGCCGCCGGGGGCGGATTCACCGAAGCGGTCGATGCCCACCACGCGGCCGTCGAGGCCCACGTACTTGAGCCAGAAACCGGTGACACCGGCCTCTACGGCCACCCGGGCGCGCACGGCCTTGGGCAGCACGGCCTCGCGGTAGGCGGCGTCCTGGGCGTCGAACAGGTCGGCGCAGGGCATGGAGACCACGCGCACCTTCCTGCCCTTGCCGGCCAGGCTCTCGGCCGCTTCCATGGCGATACCCACCTCGGAACCGGTGGCGATGATGATGGCGTCAGGGGTGCCGTCGGTGTCCTTGAGGATGTAACCGCCCTTGGCGATGCTGGCCACCTGCTCGGCGCTGCGGGCCTGGTGGGGCAGGTTCTGACGGGACAGGATCAGGGAGGTGGGACCGGAGGTCCGCTCAATGCCCGCCTTCCAGGCCACGGCCGTCTCCACCGCGTCACAGGGGCGCCACAGGGACATGTTGGGGATGATGCGCAGGCTGCTCACCTGCTCGATCGGCTGGTGGGTGGGGCCGTCCTCGCCCAGACCGATGGAGTCGTGGGTCAGCACGTAGATCACCCGCTGCTTGGTGAGCGCGGACATGCGCATGCCGTTGCGGGCGTAGTCGGAGAAGATCAGGAAGGTGCCGCCGTAGGGGATGAAGCCGCCGTGCAGGGCAATGCCGTTCATGATCGCGGCCATGCCGAACTCGCGCACGCCGTAGAACACGTAGTTACCGTCGCCGTCTTCCTTGCTAACGCCCTTGGAACCCTTCCACAGGGTCAGGTTGGAACCGGCCAGGTCGGCGGAGCCGCCCAGCAGTTCCGGCAGGGCCGGGGCATAGCCGCCGATGGCGTTCTGGGAGGCCTTGCGGGAGGCGATGGTCTCGGCCTTGTCGATGGTGGCCTTGATGTAGGCGCCGGCCTTCTCCTGCCAGTCGGCAGGCAGCTCACCGCTCATGCGGCGCTTGAACTCGGCGGCCAACTGCGGGTGGGCCTTTTCATACTCGGCGAAGGTCTTGTTCCAGGCGGCTTCGGCCTGGGCACCCTTGTCGCGGGCGTTCCAGCCGGCGTAGATCTCGTCGGGGATGACGAAGGGCTCGTGCTTCCAGCCCAGGGTCTCGCGGGCCAGCTTGATCTCGTCGTTGCCCAGGGGCGCGCCGTGGCACTCTTCCTTGCCCTGCTTGTTGGGGGAGCCGAAACCGATCACGGTCTTGCAGCAGATGATGGAGGGCTTGTCGGTGACCTTGCGGGCAGCCTCGATGGCCTTCTTCACCGCCTCGCCGTCGTGGCCGTCCACGCCGGGCACCACGTGCCAGCCGTAGGACTCGAAGCGCTTGGGGGTGTCGTCGGTGAACCAGCCTTCCACTTCACCGTCGATGGAGATGCCGTTGTCGTCGTAGAAGGCGATCAGCTTGCCCAGGCCCAGGGTGCCGGCCAGGGAGCAGGCCTCGTGGGAGATGCCTTCCATGAGGCAGCCATCACCCAGGAACACGTAGGTGTTGTGGTCCACCACGGTGTGGCCGTCGCGGTTGAAGTGGGCGGCCAGGGCCTTCTCGGCGATGGCCATGCCCACGGCATTGGTGATGCCCTGGCCCAGGGGGCCGGTGGTGGTCTCAACGCCGGGGGTGTAACCGTATTCAGGGTGACCGGGGGTCTTGGAGTGCAGCTGACGGAAGTTCTTCAGCTCGTCCATGGGCAGGTCGTAGCCGGTGAGGTGCAGCAGGGAGTAGACCAGCATGGAGCCGTGGCCATTGGACATCACGAAGCGGTCGCGGTCGGCCCACTTGGGGTTGGCCGGGTTGTGCTTCATGTAGTCGTTCCACAGCACCTCGGCGATATCAGCCATGCCCATGGGGGCGCCGGGGTGACCGGAGTTGGCCTTCTGGACCGCATCCATGCTGAGCGCACGGATGGCGTTGGCTAGCTCTCTACGGGAAGGCATAAGGATCTCCTGCAAGATAAAAGTGAAAAGGCTTAGGGTTTCATCAATCTGCTCCGGGCCGCCCCTGTTTCTGATGGTTGTGGTGGGGCGGCGGCCCGGTCGGTGTCTCTGCACGATCCGGGAAATGCGGTCCTGCGGCCGGCGCGTGGTGAGAGTGGCGCTCGAACATCCAGCGCCCCTGTCGGATGCTGGAAATCGGCGCAGCACGGGCCCCCTGCCGCCGGCATGGAGCGAAGCATTTTCCCCGAGTGGGCCATGCGGGGCAAGCCTGCCCCGCGTAGAAGCCCCCAGACCGACCTCCGGAGGGAGCCCGCCCCCGGCCGCAAT containing:
- the pyk gene encoding pyruvate kinase, with amino-acid sequence MRRTKIVATLGPATDSPAVLEKLVSAGVDVVRINFSHGKADEHRRRAQMIREAADKMGRVVGILGDLQGPKIRIARFAQGEVELNEGDAFVFDASLGDDEGNRERVGLTYKDLPNDVHAGDTLLLDDGRLVFSVDRVDGPAIHTRVVVGGTLSNNKGINRQGGGLSAPAITAKDREDIRLAAELGVDYLAVSFPRTADDVHLARELLREAGGHGAICSKIERAEAMDAIDELILASDVIMIARGDLGVEIGDAELPGVQKTLIQRARTLNRVVITATQMMESMILNQIPTRAEVFDVANAVLDGTDAVMLSGETATGRYPVKTVAAMGRICEAAERQRSARVSHHRMDSRFERVDEAIAMATMYTANHLDVGAIAALTESGSTALWMSRISSGIPIYALTRHEHTRRKLTLYRGVYPMAFEAVQTSHAETNRQVVDLLISEGIVTDGDLVIITKGDLAGVMGGTNAMKIVRVGELIESGA
- a CDS encoding phosphoglycerate kinase encodes the protein MSVIKMTDLDLAGKRVLIREDLNVPVKDGKVTSDARIRASLPTIEHAMKAGAKVMLMSHLGRPEEGVFSEEDSLKPVAEHLSGLLGKEVRLVRDYLDGVDVADGEVVLLENVRFNKGEKKNEEGLSRKYAALCDVYVMDAFGTAHRAQASTHGAGQYAPVACAGPLLAAELEALGKALDNPKRPLVAIVGGSKVSTKLTVLESLSKVVDQLIVGGGIANTFIAAQGHPVGKSLYEADLVDEAKRLMAAAKAKGGDIPVPTDVVTGKEFSESTPASTKRVSEVAADDMIFDVGPDTAASYADMLRKAGTIVWNGPVGVFEFDQFAAGTKALGEAIADSDGFSIAGGGDTLAAIDKYGLASRISYISTGGGAFLEFLEGKKLPAVAMLEERAKG
- the gap gene encoding type I glyceraldehyde-3-phosphate dehydrogenase → MTIKVGINGFGRIGRMAFRAIAKDFPEIEVVAINDLLDPDYLAYMLKFDSVHGRFNGEISVEGNNLVVNGKKIRLTAERDPANLKWNEVGADIVIESTGFFLSEDVASKHIEAGAKKVVMSAPSKDATPMFVYGVNHDSYKGQAIISAASCTTNCLAPVAKVLNDSFGIKRGLMSTVHAATATQKTVDGPSAKDWRGGRGILENIIPSSTGAAKAVGKVLPELNGKLTGMAFRVPTSDVSVVDLTVELNKEASYEDICKAMKAASEGPLKGVLGYTDEKVVSTDFRGVSMPSIFDAEAGIQLDPTFVKVVSWYDNEYGYTCNMLRVVKHIGQ
- the tkt gene encoding transketolase; translation: MPSRRELANAIRALSMDAVQKANSGHPGAPMGMADIAEVLWNDYMKHNPANPKWADRDRFVMSNGHGSMLVYSLLHLTGYDLPMDELKNFRQLHSKTPGHPEYGYTPGVETTTGPLGQGITNAVGMAIAEKALAAHFNRDGHTVVDHNTYVFLGDGCLMEGISHEACSLAGTLGLGKLIAFYDDNGISIDGEVEGWFTDDTPKRFESYGWHVVPGVDGHDGEAVKKAIEAARKVTDKPSIICCKTVIGFGSPNKQGKEECHGAPLGNDEIKLARETLGWKHEPFVIPDEIYAGWNARDKGAQAEAAWNKTFAEYEKAHPQLAAEFKRRMSGELPADWQEKAGAYIKATIDKAETIASRKASQNAIGGYAPALPELLGGSADLAGSNLTLWKGSKGVSKEDGDGNYVFYGVREFGMAAIMNGIALHGGFIPYGGTFLIFSDYARNGMRMSALTKQRVIYVLTHDSIGLGEDGPTHQPIEQVSSLRIIPNMSLWRPCDAVETAVAWKAGIERTSGPTSLILSRQNLPHQARSAEQVASIAKGGYILKDTDGTPDAIIIATGSEVGIAMEAAESLAGKGRKVRVVSMPCADLFDAQDAAYREAVLPKAVRARVAVEAGVTGFWLKYVGLDGRVVGIDRFGESAPGGALMKEFGFTAENVARAVEEVLA